DNA sequence from the Trichocoleus desertorum ATA4-8-CV12 genome:
ATCTTCGGAACTATGTTGCTCTAGCCACTGTAGCAGAACTAAAGCGAGAGCGTTGCTAGGGATTGCACGGATGTGAAAGGAAATCGAGCAAGATCTGCTGATGGGGTGCGCCAAGGGGACGCATTTGCTGAGCAATTTCTGAGTAGCGATCGCCTCGTTTGATGTCTTCGATCGTGAAGAAACCAAAATCCCAGCCCTCGCCCAAAACTAGAGCCTCTATCCCAACCGTAAGTGGCCCATGAAAAACATACCGTACCACCTTATCGTCGGCATAAATGCCAAATTTTGATAGTACGGGTGGTTGGTAGCCAATTTCTTCCAGCAATTCTCGCTGCATCGCGTCCTCTGGAGCTTCGCCCGGTTCCAAATGCCCCCCAAAAAAGGCCCAGTAACCAGGGTAAAGAATCCCAGGAA
Encoded proteins:
- a CDS encoding NUDIX hydrolase — encoded protein: MTFNSAPLENQDVLGVVSDSRPAVAIAILHQGDQFLMQLRDDIPGILYPGYWAFFGGHLEPGEAPEDAMQRELLEEIGYQPPVLSKFGIYADDKVVRYVFHGPLTVGIEALVLGEGWDFGFFTIEDIKRGDRYSEIAQQMRPLGAPHQQILLDFLSHPCNP